A single genomic interval of Microbacterium sp. LWO14-1.2 harbors:
- a CDS encoding C-terminal binding protein has translation MAEPLIIVTDCDLPGSVIEDTLRAAGLRAERAASDTVDDLLAAGAADAAGLVVQWMPITADVLDRLPNLRIISRVGIGYDMIDVDAAGERGIAVANTPSYCIEEVAAHTVAMIMAQARGLLAYDRAVRAGTWKAVDARPLAVRPSRTTVSVLGFGRIGRVVASGCRALGFRVLVADPFAAADSVRAAGCEPVAIDEAIAAADILTLHVPLTDETRHLIDADALATMKRGAVVVNTCRGPLVDEGALAASLRSGHLGGAALDVFDGEPLAADSPLRDLDDVLLTPHAAWFSPEALDDLPVHAADNVIRFLAGESVPLITPAPAHAG, from the coding sequence ATGGCCGAGCCCCTCATCATCGTGACCGACTGCGACCTGCCGGGGTCCGTCATCGAAGACACCCTTCGCGCCGCCGGTCTACGTGCCGAGCGGGCCGCCTCCGACACGGTCGACGACCTCCTCGCAGCCGGCGCCGCCGACGCGGCAGGACTCGTCGTGCAGTGGATGCCGATCACCGCGGACGTCCTCGACCGCCTGCCGAATCTCCGGATCATCAGCCGCGTCGGCATCGGCTACGACATGATCGACGTGGACGCCGCCGGCGAGCGCGGGATCGCGGTCGCCAACACCCCGAGCTACTGCATCGAAGAGGTCGCCGCGCACACCGTCGCCATGATCATGGCTCAGGCGCGCGGCCTCCTCGCGTACGACCGCGCGGTGCGCGCCGGCACGTGGAAGGCCGTCGACGCGCGTCCTCTCGCCGTGCGCCCCTCGCGCACCACCGTCTCGGTGCTCGGTTTCGGGCGCATCGGACGCGTCGTCGCGAGCGGATGCCGTGCGCTCGGGTTCCGTGTTCTCGTCGCCGATCCGTTCGCCGCCGCCGACTCCGTGCGGGCGGCCGGTTGCGAGCCGGTCGCGATCGACGAGGCGATCGCCGCCGCCGACATCCTCACCCTGCACGTGCCGCTCACCGATGAGACCCGGCACCTGATCGACGCCGACGCCTTGGCGACGATGAAGCGGGGAGCGGTCGTGGTGAACACGTGCCGCGGGCCGCTGGTGGATGAGGGGGCGCTCGCCGCATCCCTCCGATCCGGGCACCTCGGCGGTGCGGCGCTGGATGTCTTCGACGGCGAACCGCTCGCGGCGGACTCCCCGCTGCGCGATCTCGACGACGTCCTGCTCACCCCGCACGCCGCGTGGTTCTCACCGGAGGCGCTCGACGACCTGCCCGTGCACGCGGCGGACAACGTCATCCGCTTCCTCGCCGGCGAGTCCGTCCCGCTCATCACTCCTGCCCCCGCCCACGCCGGCTGA
- a CDS encoding SDR family oxidoreductase translates to MTQRRALITGASSGIGTAAARELATEGYALWITYTGREAEAARVADECRAAGSPDVRVSRLDLRDQASIDALLAEITAEWGSLHVLINNGGVCPYTPYDDIDIEEWDFVLETNVRGMFFLTRGALPLLRAADGDRSVVNLSSIAGQVGALQTGLHYSASKGAILALTRSFARHLAPEGIRVNAVSPGPVASAITDRLQGDGRDRLAASIPLGAFGQPADVAWIIASLASERAGFITGATYDVNGGVRID, encoded by the coding sequence ATGACACAGCGACGAGCGCTCATCACCGGCGCGAGCTCGGGCATCGGAACCGCAGCCGCCCGCGAACTCGCCACCGAGGGGTACGCCCTCTGGATCACCTACACCGGGCGCGAGGCCGAAGCCGCCCGCGTCGCCGACGAGTGCCGCGCCGCCGGCTCTCCCGACGTGCGCGTCTCACGGCTCGACCTGCGCGATCAGGCGTCGATCGACGCACTGCTCGCGGAGATCACCGCCGAGTGGGGATCGCTGCACGTGCTGATCAACAACGGCGGCGTCTGCCCCTACACCCCGTACGACGACATCGACATCGAGGAGTGGGACTTCGTGCTCGAGACGAACGTGCGCGGCATGTTCTTCCTCACCCGCGGCGCGCTCCCCCTGCTGCGCGCCGCCGACGGCGACCGCTCCGTCGTCAACCTGTCGTCGATCGCCGGCCAGGTCGGCGCGCTGCAAACCGGACTCCACTACTCCGCGAGCAAGGGAGCGATCCTCGCACTCACCCGCAGCTTCGCGCGCCATCTCGCCCCCGAGGGCATCCGGGTGAACGCCGTCAGCCCCGGCCCCGTCGCGAGCGCCATCACCGATCGACTGCAGGGCGACGGACGCGACCGGCTCGCGGCATCCATCCCCCTCGGCGCCTTCGGACAGCCGGCCGACGTCGCGTGGATCATCGCCTCCCTCGCCTCCGAGCGGGCGGGCTTCATCACCGGCGCCACGTACGACGTCAACGGAGGAGTGCGCATTGACTGA
- a CDS encoding nuclear transport factor 2 family protein, with protein sequence MTDSIRSAALTVQAQLDAFNAHDLDAFVATYAADAVITGVAPEPIIGAAAIRAFYEPRLQNPELSCVIENTVLFGSRWVVAQEQVVNAGVATETIATFDVVDGLIARASMLKA encoded by the coding sequence TTGACTGACAGCATCCGCTCGGCCGCGCTCACCGTGCAGGCACAGCTCGACGCGTTCAACGCGCACGATCTCGACGCGTTCGTCGCGACCTACGCGGCGGATGCCGTGATCACCGGCGTCGCGCCGGAGCCGATCATCGGGGCGGCGGCGATCCGCGCGTTCTACGAACCCCGGCTGCAGAACCCCGAGCTGTCGTGCGTGATCGAGAACACCGTGCTGTTCGGATCACGGTGGGTCGTGGCCCAGGAGCAGGTGGTGAACGCGGGCGTCGCCACCGAGACCATCGCGACCTTCGACGTGGTCGACGGTCTCATCGCGCGCGCCTCGATGCTCAAGGCCTGA